The Naumovozyma dairenensis CBS 421 chromosome 3, complete genome genome has a window encoding:
- the SPC19 gene encoding Spc19p (similar to Saccharomyces cerevisiae SPC19 (YDR201W); ancestral locus Anc_8.409), protein MTDALEESVKSFERMIGLLQTTVDTLKHDSEDNTHLTETLLMSRRVFELVPEYDVQRAKLSLIEEVDPIVKTLEDKLQKSTGKLQRELDTIQQTCELNKLRLNNNHRTNLTTGTSNEMDAGNLSTDVVVMGSSTNEELDTLRALKNRKQELEERLAQLQS, encoded by the coding sequence ATGACAGATGCATTAGAAGAAAGTGtgaaaagttttgaaagaatGATTGGTCTACTACAGACAACTGTAGATACATTAAAACATGATTCCGAGGACAATACACACTTGACTGAAACATTGTTAATGTCAAGAAGAGTATTCGAATTGGTTCCGGAGTATGATGTTCAGCGAGCTAAACTGAGTCTAATTGAAGAGGTGGACCCCATTGTCAAGACTTTGGAAGATAAGTTACAAAAATCGACAGGCAAACTCCAAAGAGAGTTGGATACTATACAACAAACTTGCGAGTTGAATAAACTTCGACTTAACAACAATCATCGAACTAATTTGACCACTGGAACTTCTAATGAAATGGATGCGGGGAATTTGAGTACAGATGTTGTAGTGATGGGTTCCTCGACGAATGAAGAATTGGATACCCTACGTGCCTTGAAGAATAGGAAACAAGAACTCGAGGAAAGATTGGCACAGTTACAATCGTAG
- the COQ4 gene encoding ubiquinone biosynthesis protein COQ4 (similar to Saccharomyces cerevisiae COQ4 (YDR204W); ancestral locus Anc_8.411) — translation MLHQQSVLFLSRYCHNYFLKPQRRNVMLSALTALTSTATIGNYLFGKDIKLADAMDKGELHNINEDYASKANETMLNRLKKLRNSRPMEPRYEGHVPLYLHEKLLLFLSSGISSFLHPENGMNIVKLGEATAIPPFLESLKRTMLSDETGRRILRDKPYVHTSILHFDKLSKLPENSFGYTFYKWCQTEKVSPDTRAPVTYIDDPIHAFIFQRYRQCHDFYHALVNMPIIIEGEITIKALEGANMGVPMAILGAIFAPLRLKPIQRKRLREIYLPWAVKTGLNCKPLVNVYWEELLEKDVNELREELGIKMPPNLREMRKKRAEMVKSLKHKYEENPSKAN, via the coding sequence ATGCTACACCAACAAAGTGTTCTGTTTCTAAGCAGATACTGTCACAATTACTTCCTAAAACCTCAAAGGAGGAATGTCATGTTATCCGCACTGACTGCATTAACTAGTACTGCTACGATTGGTAATTATCTCTTCGGGAAAGATATTAAACTAGCAGATGCCATGGATAAAGGAGAGTTGCATAACATAAATGAGGATTATGCCTCCAAAGCAAATGAAACTATGCTTAATcgtttgaaaaaattgcGTAATAGTAGACCCATGGAACCAAGGTACGAAGGACATGTTCCATTATATTTACATGAGAAACTCTTATTGTTTCTATCATCAGGAATTAGTTCATTTTTACATCCTGAAAACGGTATGAATATAGTTAAATTGGGAGAAGCTACTGCTATTCCGCCATTTTTGGAGAGTTTGAAAAGGACCATGTTATCTGATGAAACTGGGAGAAGAATATTAAGAGACAAACCATACGTTCATACAAGTATATTACATTTTGACAAATTATCTAAACTACCTGAGAATTCCTTTGGTTACACGTTCTATAAATGGTGTCAAACTGAGAAAGTTTCTCCTGATACAAGAGCTCCTGTGACTTATATTGATGATCCGATTCATGCTTTCATCTTCCAAAGATATAGGCAATGTCATGATTTTTATCATGCTTTGGTTAATATGcctattattattgaaggTGAAATTACAATCAAAGCTTTGGAAGGTGCTAACATGGGAGTCCCAATGGCAATTCTTGGGGCCATTTTTGCACCATTACGTTTGAAAccaattcaaagaaaaagacTTCGTGAGATATATTTACCATGGGCTGTTAAGACTGGATTAAATTGTAAACCTTTGGTTAACGTTTATTGGGAAGAATTGTTGGAAAAGGATGTTAACGAACTGAGAGAGGAATTGGGAATTAAAATGCCTCCTAATCTAAGAGAAATGAGAAAGAAACGTGCTGAAATGGTCAAAAGTCTGAAACATAAATATGAAGAGAATCCATCGAAGGCtaattaa
- the NDAI0C04760 gene encoding nucleobase cation symporter-1 family protein (similar to Saccharomyces cerevisiae THI7 (YLR237W); ancestral locus Anc_8.412), translating into MTTLTKRILKVLEVPVGDRETISFLKNPDLQPIKLKNQTWGFWSNFSYWSVVSFSVVSWISASSALSVGLSYGETIGTFIIGDVVAIIFTLANSYPGLDWKVGYTINQRFVFGIYGSWFGILIRVLMSIVNYGSNAWLGGLCINMILDSWSHHYLHLPNTLSKHVAMTTKELIGFILFHVITAFCYLMRPYHMNYILIISCTATCFSMLGMVIYLTHQAGGVGDYFTAKGTATGSTKAWAWVYMISYWFGAVSPAACNQSDYSRFGSSQTAIWLGTILALLIPTTIVPVFGVIGASAGMKLYNIEMWQPMDFFTYWLKGNYSSGARAASFFCGVSFSMSQMAYTISNAGFASGMDLAGLLPKYLNIKRGAILTAMVSVAVQPWNFYNSSSVFLTVMSSFGVVMTPIIAVMICDNFLIRKRNYSVSEAFVLKGEYYFNKGANWRAMVAWVCGMAPGLPGIAWQVNNNYFHNKGIVNFYYGDSFFSFAISFFLYWFLCIVVPVKVNILHDDKDYYGAFTDEVARSKGLIPFSEISEEELNIHQSGEEAMDEVKLTITTGTEDEKITKKTVNADSISISTTTEHSSRCKSSTDIPN; encoded by the coding sequence ATGACTACGCTAACGAAAAGAATACTCAAAGTACTAGAAGTACCAGTAGGAGATAGAGAAACGATCAGTTTCTTGAAAAACCCTGATCTACAGCCTATAAAACTTAAAAATCAAACCTGGGGATTTTGGTCAAATTTCTCATATTGGTCAGTAGTTTCCTTCTCTGTGGTTTCATGGATTAGTGCATCTTCCGCCCTTTCTGTTGGGTTAAGTTACGGTGAAACCATTGGAACTTTCATCATCGGTGATGTAGTCGCTATCATATTCACATTGGCTAATTCATACCCTGGGCTCGATTGGAAAGTCGGATACACCATCAATCAAAGATTCGTGTTTGGTATATATGGTTCATGGTTCGGTATCTTAATTAGAGTACTTATGAGTATTGTCAATTATGGGTCCAACGCATGGCTAGGTGGATTATGTATCAACATGATTTTGGATTCATGGtctcatcattatttgcaTTTACCAAACACACTATCAAAACATGTAGCAATGACAACGAAGGAATTGATCGGATTCATATTATTCCATGTAATAACCGCATTTTGTTACTTAATGAGACCTTATCACATGAACTATATCCTGATTATATCATGTACGGCTACTTGTTTTTCTATGTTAGGAAtggtaatttatttaactCATCAGGCAGGAGGTGTAGGTGATTATTTCACTGCAAAAGGTACTGCGACAGGTTCAACAAAGGCTTGGGCTTGGGTTTATATGATTTCTTATTGGTTTGGTGCAGTTAGTCCTGCTGCGTGTAATCAATCTGATTATTCAAGATTTGGTTCCTCACAAACAGCAATTTGGTTAGGTACCATATTGGCACTTTTAATTCCAACAACAATCGTACCTGTCTTTGGTGTTATTGGTGCGTCAGCTGGGATGAagttatataatatagaaATGTGGCAGCCAATGGATTTCTTCACATATTGGCTAAAGGGTAATTATAGTTCAGGTGCTAGGGCTGCAAGTTTCTTTTGTGGTGTATCATTTTCCATGTCACAAATGGCATACACTATATCAAATGCAGGTTTCGCAAGTGGAATGGATTTAGCTGGGTTATTACctaaatatttgaatattaaaagAGGTGCTATATTAACTGCAATGGTCTCTGTGGCGGTACAGCCTTGGAATTTTTATAATTCTTCCTCTGTCTTCTTAACTGTAATGAGTTCATTTGGTGTTGTGATGACTCCAATCATTGCCGTCATGATTTGTgataatttcttgataaggaaaagaaattattctGTATCTGAAGCTTTTGTCTTAAAGGgtgaatattattttaataAGGGGGCCAATTGGAGAGCTATGGTTGCATGGGTTTGTGGTATGGCTCCAGGATTACCTGGAATTGCATGGCaagttaataataattactTTCATAATAAAGGTattgtaaatttttattatggTGATTCATTCTTCAGTTTTGCTATAtcattctttttatattgGTTTCTGTGTATCGTTGTGCCTGTAAAAGTTAACATACTAcatgatgataaagattATTATGGTGCATTTACTGATGAAGTGGCAAGATCGAAAGGGTTAATACCATTTAGTGAAATATCCGAAGAAGAGTTGaatattcatcaatcaGGTGAAGAAGCCATGGATGAAGTTAAATTAACTATAACGACAGGaactgaagatgaaaaaataaCGAAAAAAACAGTTAATGCAGATTCAATATCTATTTCAACGACCACTGAGCATAGTAGTCGTTGTAAGAGCAGCACCGATATACCGAATTGA
- the MSC2 gene encoding metal cation transporter MSC2 (similar to Saccharomyces cerevisiae MSC2 (YDR205W); ancestral locus Anc_8.413): MKIDLTQLLARIPLLISYPTIILSGSLIVSTYDDIIDLHLFNDSLMIITDYLLRLVFLPLLLSSIFIVIGYALGIFSLFRNKNNLIQNGLPIYVFLLILYQASFILGSIQTTCLGLLSLHQLLSSSNNGKSYHGSSILQLLKLYIPLSMLTLLMEYSIKYYNTIHTMEIIPKILIYSIIIIAQYSTPRLKGFIEKLTVESGRNEDDTTKTTTTALALEKQNNHFIIFLFVIEAICLIIIYSITKILYPNIYNLQPLMFIVNVGSLAVFFLSLHDSLLETERVTDDEDDIPEKRGSDYIFGPFFSVPKYITFISGLISIILLYLSSDSTLSPSPSSSTSILPSNIMTLLFVIASEFVSSFLPPSNIRKHADTPILNHSAHSHDHSHDHSHSHISSNKEDTEQHQEMNIFRQMATNKDTRSIFSFLLLNTTFMFVQLLYSFRSKSLGLLSDSLHMALDCGSLLLGLIATILSKNPPSDKFPFSLSNYLETLSGFTNGILLLGIVCGIFVEAIGRLFNPIPLHGTNELLVVATIGLLVNLVGLFAFDHHDAGGNNNHSHIQDPEDKNDRGTNENMRGIFLHILADTLGSVGVVISTLLIKLTHWHIFDPIASIFIAFLILLSAIPLLKSTSSNMLLKLDDTNHNLVKDALHQISMTPGISGYTTPRFWPSRMSSSGHSHSHGHSHSHGHSHSHGHSHSHSHSSSHSDPNECRDDDTDTRTLHRHTQKKPTKLEGYIHLQYVEGENSTIIKKRAEKIFENVGIHAWIQVELKNSPCWCTSSSALLNSPPVTLPINMAGSIGNTNENGIPAPYANKGL, translated from the coding sequence atgaagatagaTTTAACACAACTTCTGGCGAGAATTCCATTACTTATATCATATCCAACTATCATCTTATCAGGCAGTCTGATTGTGTCTACGTATGATGATATAATTGATTTACATCTCTTTAATGACTCGCTCATGATAATAACAGATTACTTATTGAGATTGGTATTTTTACCCTTACTGTTATCATCTATATTTATTGTAATTGGATACGCTTTAGGGATTTTTAGTCTATTCAGGaataaaaacaatcttataCAAAATGGGTTACCAATTTACGTTTTCCTCTTGATATTATATCAAGCAAGTTTCATTCTAGGATCAATTCAAACCACTTGTCTAGGGTTATTGAGTTTGCAccaattattatcatcctCTAACAACGGTAAATCATATCATGGCTCATCAATATTACAATTACTAAAATTATACATTCCGTTATCAATGCTCACTTTGTTGATGGAATATTcgataaaatattataatacaATTCATACAATGgaaataataccaaaaattttaatatactctattattataatagcTCAATACTCAACCCCTCGTTTAAAAGGTTTTATTGAGAAATTAACAGTGGAAAGTGGTCgtaatgaagatgatacaACAAAAACTACCACTACAGCATTAGCATTAGAAAAGCAAAATAAtcatttcatcattttcttatttGTCATTGAAGCAATATgcttaataataatatattccatcacaaaaatattatatccaAACATTTATAATTTACAACCATTAATGTTTATCGTTAATGTTGGGAGTCTAGctgttttcttcttatcattacatgattcattattagagACTGAAAGAGTTactgatgatgaggatgataTACCCGAAAAACGTGGCTCTgattatatttttggaCCATTTTTCTCCGTCCCTAAATATATAACTTTCATTTCAGGTTTGAtatcaattattttattatatttatccTCAGATTCGACGCTCTCCccttctccttcttccTCTACTTCAATCTTACCTTCGAATATTATGACCTTATTATTTGTCATTGCTTCTGAATTTGTATCATCCTTTTTACCACCATCCAATATAAGGAAGCATGCAGACACACCTATTTTAAATCATTCAGCACATTCGCATGATCACTCGCATGATCATTCACATTCTCATATAAGTTCTAACAAAGAAGACACTGAACAACATCaagaaatgaatattttcagACAAATGGCGACAAATAAAGATACAAggtcaattttttcattcttattattaaacACGACATTCATGTTTGtccaattattatattcattccGTTCCAAATCATTGGGGTTATTATCGGATTCATTACATATGGCATTAGATTGtggttcattattattaggCCTAATCGCAACCATTCTCTCCAAAAACCCACCAAGTGATAAATTCCCCTTCTCATTGAGTAATTATCTAGAAACTTTATCTGGATTCACTAATGgcattttattattaggtATAGTCTGTGGGATTTTCGTCGAAGCGATAGGGAGATTATTTAATCCAATTCCTTTACATGGTactaatgaattattagtaGTGGCGACCATTGGATTATTAGTCAATCTTGTTGGATTATTTGCATTCGATCATCATGACGCTggtggtaataataatcattcCCATATTCAAGATCCtgaagataaaaatgatCGTGGAACAAACGAAAATATGAGAGGGATTTTCTTACATATCTTAGCAGACACACTAGGATCAGTCGGAGTCGTGATTTCCACCTTATTGATCAAATTGACACATTGGCATATTTTCGATCCAATTGCATCCATTTTCATTGCCTTTTTAATCTTATTAAGTGCCATCCCACTATTGAAATCTACTTCATCGAACatgttattgaaattagatgataCTAATCACAATTTAGTTAAAGATGCTTTGCatcaaatttcaatgaCTCCCGGTATATCAGGGTATACAACCCCACGATTTTGGCCATCACGTATGAGTTCAAGCGGTCATTCACATTCACACGGCCATTCACATTCACACGGCCATTCACATTCACACGGCCATTCACATTCACATTCACATAGTAGTAGTCATTCTGATCCGAACGAATGTcgtgatgatgatactgaTACCCGCACACTACATAGGCATACACAGAAGAAACCAACTAAATTGGAAGGGTATATTCATCTACAATACGTAGAGGGTGAAAACTCCACGATCATCAAGAAAAGAGCAGAAAAGATATTTGAGAATGTTGGGATACATGCATGGATTCAAgtagaattgaaaaactcGCCATGTTGGTGTACGTCATCTTCAGcattattaaattctcCACCGGTGACATTACCCATCAACATGGCTGGCAGTATTGGTAATACTAACGAAAATGGTATTCCTGCACCATACGCAAATAAGGGACTGTAA